The DNA window CATGGAGGAACACCGTTACGAGGAGCATTTCGGTGGTGTCTTCATTCAGGCCGAAACGGCGGAGCAGACGAGGCGGGTCGTGCGTCGGGCCCTGGACCGCTCACCGTCCTGGATATGGCTGGCGGAACGGGGCGGTCGCCTGGTGGGGCTCATCTGGGTCTCACCGCCGGAGCGTGCGCGATGGGCCGCACCCCTGGTCGACCCCGCTCCGGTGGCCTATATCGGTTATGGCGTGGTCGCTGCTGAGGAGCGCGGCCGCGGGATCGGTACCGCCCTGGTGAGCCAGGCACACCAGGCGCTGGACGCCCACGGGATCGCGGTGACCCTGGCCAACCACGCCGTCACCAACCCGCTTTCCGGCCCGTTCTGGCACCGGATGGGGTACCGGCCCCTCTGGACAACCTGGGAGGTTCGTCCCGCCCTGGCGCTGCGGTGAGGTCGGACGCGCTGTTCGTCCCGTAAGGGGCAGCGGTCCCCCCCGGAGGAGTCCGCAGCGGAGTACCGCGGGGCGGGCGATTAGGGTGACAGCGGGTCCGCCGTTGGGTGGTGCGGACCGGAGCCGACGCGCGAAGGACGGAACGGGGTGGACGCCGTGGTAAGGGAACGTGCGGACGTGGACATCGTCGAGGTCGGTCCGCGGGATGGGCTGCAGAACGAGGACACGCTGCTGAGCGTGGCGCAGAAGGTGGAGCTCATCGAGCGTGCTGTGGCCGCGGGAGCGCGCAGGATCGAAGCGGTGAGTTTCGTCAACCCCCGCCTGGTTCCCCAGATGGCGGGGGCCGAGGAGGTCATGGCCGGTGTGCCTCGCGACGTGGGCGCCTCCTACATCGGTCTGGTACTCAACCGGAAGGGGCTGGAGCGGGCGTTGGCCGCGGGAGTGGACGAGATCAACGTCGTGATTCCGGCCAGCGACGAGTTCTGCCAGCGTAACCAGGGGTGCTCCGTTGCGGACATGCTGTCCGTCTACGAGGGGATCGCCGCGGACACGGTGGGGACGGGCATTACCGTCAGCGTGACCGTCTCGACCGCGTTCGGCTGCCCGTTCGAGGGGGACATCCCGCCCGAACGGGTGGTTGACATCGCCCGTCGAGCGGCGGAGGCGGGGGCCGATGAGATCGCCTTGGCGGACACCATCGGTGTCGGTGTTCCCCGTCAGGTCGCAGACCTGGTGCCCAGGGTGCGTTCCGTAGCGCCAGCCGCCACCCTACGGTGCCATTTCCACAACACGCGTAACACTGGTTACGCCAACGCACTCGCCGCCCACGAGTACGGCGTCACCGTACTCGACGCCAGTGTGGGGGGGTTCGGCGGCTGCCCGTTCGCTCCCGCGGCCACGGGGAACATCGCCACCGAGGACCTGGCGTACATGCTGCGTCGCAGCGGAGCCCGCACCGGGGCCGATGTTGGGGAACTCGCCCGTACCGGGGAATGGTTGGGAGCGGCGCTGGGTATGCAGCCGCCGGCGTTGTTGGGCCGGGCGGGGGACTTTCCCACCTGATCACCTTTCCGGTGGGCGCAGGCGTACCTGTCCGGAAAAACCACGAACACCCCCTGGGCAGTGTTATCCTGGTGGCCCGTGGCGTCCGAGGTAGCGGCCGGATGCGGCAGCGCTCCGCCGCCGGACACCGCACGGCCGTCCAAACCGTAGTGGGCGAGCCGTAGCCATTCGACCACGGGAGCAGCACTTTGGCATCCGCCGCGAGCACCAAGCATCTCTTCGTTACTGGCGGCGTCGTCTCCAGTCTCGGTAAAGGTCTGACCGCCTCCAGTCTCGGGCGGTTGCTGAAATCACGGGGTCTGAGCGTGACCATGCAGAAACTCGACCCTTACCTCAACGTCGATCCCGGGACGATGAACCCCTTCCAGCACGGTGAAGTGTTCATCACTGAGGACGGGGCCGAAACGGACCTGGACATCGGCCACTACGAACGGTTCTTGGACACCGAGCTCTCGGCTTCGGCCAACGTCACCACCGGCCAGATCTACTCCAGCGTCATAGCCAAGGAGCGCCAGGGCGCTTACTTGGGGGATACCGTTCAGGTCATCCCGCACATCACCAACGAGATCAAGTCGCGTATCTACGCGATGGAAACGGCCGACGTCGATGTCGTCATCACCGAGATCGGCGGCACCGTGGGTGACATCGAGTCGCAACCGTTCCTCGAGGCGGTGCGCCAGATCCGTCACGAGATCGGCAGGGACAACTGCTTTTTCCTGCACGTCTCCCTGCTGCCGTTCCTCGGTCCCTCCGGGGAGCTCAAGACGAAGCCCACCCAACACTCCGTCGCCGCTCTGCGCAGTATCGGCATCCAACCGGACGCGATCGTGTGCCGGACCGACCGGGTCATCTCGCAGAGCATGAAGGACAAGATCAGCCTGATGTGCGATGTGGAGGAAGCCGGCGTGGTGTCGATGCCGGATGCTCCCTCCATCTACGACATCCCCAAGATGGTGCACCGTGAGGGACTGGACGCGTTCGTCGTCCGGCGACTGGGGATGGCCTTCCGGGACGTGGACTGGTCCGAGTGGGACGGGCTGCTCCGCCGGGTCCACCAGCCGGAACACGAGGTCACGATCGCTTTGGTCGGGAAGTACGTGGACCTGCCCGACGCCTACCTGTCGGTCTCCGAAGCACTGCGCGCGGGCGGTTTCGAGAGGTCCGCCCGTATCAACATCCGGTGGGTGGCGAGTGACGACTGCGCGACGGAGGCGAGCGCTGCGCGTGAGCTCTCCGGCGCCGACGGCGTCCTCATACCCGGTGGCTTCGGTGTGCGCGGTATCGAGGGCAAACTCGGTGCGATCCGGTTCGCTCGGGAGAACCGGATCCCGCTGCTGGGAATCTGCCTGGGACTGCAGTGCGCGGTGATCGAGTACGCTCGCCACGTTGTCGGGTTGGCTGACGCCAACAGCGCGGAGTTCGACGACAAGGCACACGATCAGGTCATCGCGACCATGGCGGACCAGATGGATGTCATGTCCGGCGACCGGGAGATGGGCGGGACAATGCGGCTGGGACGCTACGTCGCGGAACTGGCCGAGGGCTCCATCGTCCGCGAGGCCTACGGGCAGGCCGAGGCCGCCGAACGGCACCGGCACCGCTACGAGGTCAACAATTCCTACCGTGGGCAGCTCGAGGACAACGGTCTGGTCTGCTCCGGTGTGTCGCCCGACGGGACCCTGGTGGAGTACGTCGAACTGCCGCGGTCGCAACACCCGTTCTTCGTCGCGACACAGGCCCATCCGGAGCTGCGTTCGCGTCCCACCCGTGCCCACCCCCTGTTCGCCGGCCTGGTCTCCGCGGCGTTGGCGAACGCAGGGGTCGAGGCCGGCGCGTAGCCGCAGGTGACGTGTACGACTGGATAGGGGTATGCCGGCATGGGCGATGATCGGGAGCGGGTGGCCGACCACCGGGCACCGAAGGAGTCCGAGCGCAGCAGCACGGTTTTCCAGGGCGCCAAGACGGCGATGCGCGTCGACTGGCTGCGGATGCCGGGAACGGACGGCGAGGAGGTGGTGCCGCGTGAGTACATGGAGCACCCCGGAGCCTCGGCGGCGCTGGCGTTGGATACCGACAACCGGGTCCTGCTGCTGAACCAGTACCGGCACGCCACAGGGCACTGGCTGTGGGAGCTACCGGCCGGGGTGCGTGACCAGGAGGGCGAGCCGCCGGTCCGAACGGCCCAGCGTGAGTTGTCGGAGGAAGCCGGCTACCGCGCCGAGCACTGGCACCAGCTCGCCGACTTCTTCCCGTCCGCGGGGTTCTCCACCGAGCGTATCCACGTTTTCCTGGCTCGTGGTCTCACGGAACTCACGGAGGCCGAGATCGGTTTCGAACGTGTCCATGAGGAAGCGGACATGCCGATGGCATGGCTGCCCCTCGAAGAGGCCAGAACGGCCGTCCTGCAGGGCAGGCTGCGCAATGGTGCGACGGTCATCGGTATCCTCGCGGCCGCCGCGGCCGCCGGTGACGGGTTCGCCTCGTTGCTTCCCGCCACCGAGGAGGTTTTCGCGCAGTAATCCGCCCCTCGTGGGAACCGTCGCCGCGTCTCCGCCGCGCGGCGGCCCCACTGTGGCATCATCGCGGTGGGAGATCCGCGGGTGAGGTGGTGATGGCTACGAGCGAGAGCGGGACCCCGGCGGATGCGGAACCCGAGTCCCGCCTGACGGCGGAGGCACGCGGCTACCTGGACCACCTCGCGGTGGAACGCGGGCTCGCCGCCAACACGATGGAGTCCTACCGGCGCGATATCCGCCGGTATTTGGAGTTCCTGTCCGGGATGGGACGCGCGTCGCTCGCGGACGTGAGCGAGGCCGACGTCACCGCGTTCGTCCGTGAACTGCGGGAGGGCGACGCCACTCGGCCGGCGCTCGGAACCACGTCGACCAGCCGCGCCGTGGTCGCGGTACGGGGGTTGCACCGGTTCGCGTTCCGGGAGGGGATGGCGGCGCGGGACCCCGCGTGCGAGGTCCGACCTCCCGCCCCCTCCCAGCGCCTTCCCAAAGCGGTGCCGTTGGAGACGGTCGAGTCGCTGCTGACGGCGGCGGACGCGACTCCTTTCCCCCGCTCGTTACGGGACCGGGCCCTTCTGGAACTGCTCTACGGAACCGGGGCGCGGATCTCCGAAGCGACCGGGTTGGACGTGGACGATGTCGACGAGACGTACCAACCGGACGGCACCGGGGACGGGGAGGGCCGGATGGGTGTCATCCGTTTCCGCGGCAAGGGCGGACGGGAACGGATCGTTCCGATCGGGCGTTTTGCCCGGGAGGCCGTGGACGCCTATCTTGTTCGGGCGCGCCCGAAGCTGGCAGCGTCAGGTCGGGGTAGTTCGGCCCTGTTCCTCAACGCGCGGGGAGGAAGGCTCACGCGTCAGGGTGCGTGGACCGTGTTGCGCGCTGCCGCCGAACAAGCCGGAGTGAGCGGGGTTTCCCCACACACGCTGCGACACTCGTTCGCTACCCACCTGTTGGACGGCGGTGCCGACATCCGGGTGGTCCAGGAACTGCTCGGACACGCTTCGGTGACGACGACCCAGGTGTACACCCTGGTAACCATCGACCGGCTGCGGGAAGTCTATGCGGTGAGTCACCCGAGAGCGCACACACCCTGGTGACCGGCACTGTGGGGCGAACGTCCGGGCTCTTTCGGAGGCGACCGTGCGACGGGTGTCGCGTTGAACCACGTGCTACCGAAGTTCTAGAGTCGCCGCACAACGGCTGGTTGTTGTCGACAAATCGCGTTTTTCCGAAGGCCGGTCAGCCGGCATGCGCAACAAGCCTGGTCACGACCGGTCGATAGGGAGGTCAAGGGGCGTGAGCTGGTCGGAAAACGACGGTGCGCGCACGGCTGAGAATGCCGGTGCTACCCATAAGGAAACAGCGAATGGGCCGGCGAGCGACCCATGGGGGCAACCACGCGACACGGGGGCGACTCTGCATACGAACAAGGCGACACACGACGGCTTTCCGGAACCGGATCCCCTGGAAGAACACGGTCCAGCACGGATTGTAGCACTATGTAATCAGAAGGGTGGAGTCGGAAAGACCACCACTACTATCAATCTGGGAGCCGCGATAGCGGAGTACGGCAGACGTGTTCTGCTCGTCGACTTCGACCCCCAGGGTGCGCTGTCCGTGGGGCTGGGGCGCCTTGATCCGCGTGAGCTGGACCTGACCGTGTACAACCTGCTCATGCAACGCGATGTCACAGTCGAGGACGTCCTGATCAAGACGGACGTTGAGGGACTCGACCTGATTCCCAGCAACATCGACCTGTCGGCCGCCGAGGTGCAGCTCGTCGGGGAGGTGGCCCGGGAACAGATGCTGGCCCGGGCACTGCGGCCGGTCGCGGACTACTACGACGTCATCCTCATCGACTGCCAACCCTCGCTCGGACTTCTCACGGTCAACGCCCTGACCGCGTCCGACGGCGTCATGGTTCCCCTGGAGTGCGAGTTCTTCGCGCTGCGTGGCGTCGCCCTGCTGATGGACACGATCCAGAAAGTCCAGGAGCGGCTGAACGAGCGGCTGGTCATCGACGGTTTCCTCGGCACCATGTACGACCCACGGACGCTGCACGCCCGCGAGGTGCTGTCCACCATCATCGACGGTTTCGGCGAGAAGGTGTACGACACCGTCATCAACCGGACGGTCCGTTTCCCGGACGCTACTGTCGCGGGCGAGCCCATCACCCGGTTCGACACTTCCTCGACGGGTGCCAGCTCCTACCGGGAACTGGCACGGGAGGTGCTGGACCGCTGGCCGACCGTCCAGGGCAACACCAGGGCCTGAAACAGCCCGCGGGAAGTGGACGGTGGCTCCGGGCGCGTCCTCGGGGCGAGTGGACCGTTCGACGGCGTGCAACGGAACACGGGTGTCGCACCCTTGTCCTGTGGCTCCGGGTCAGGACGGCTGGCCGTGCGGCACACGCCTGCTTGGGGTAAGCGAAGCGTGCGGGTTTCCTGGTGCCCTTCCGGGCAGCCGTTGTCGCGACAGCCGGGTCACGTTCCGCTGCGGCCCTCCCCGCGGAAACGGGAACGGTTCCTCCGGCTTCCGCCGTGGGCGCGCACGGTTACACATCCGGCCCCGGTCGCCGTGAACGGGAGTATCGCGCGTCAGAACGGGCCGGATTCCGGTACGGTTTCGGCGCGGCCCGTCGTCCTTGCCCCCTCCGGCAGAGGGGAGGAGGCGCGACGCTGGTGCGTACCGGAAGGAACGACGAGGAAACGAAACAGCGGGCGGCGGAATGAGCCTCGAGGATGACACCCCGGAAGGCGCGGGTGGCTTCCAGGTGCACCTGGAGAATTTTGAGGGGCCGTTTGACCTGCTGCTCGGGCTGATATCCAAACACAAACTCGACATAACCGAGGTTTCTCTCTCGAAAGTCACTGACGAGTTCATCGCCTATATCACGGAATACGGCGAGCAGTGGGATCTCGACCAGGCCAGCCATTTCCTCGTGGTAGCGGCCACACTTCTGGACCTGAAAGCGGCGCGCCTGCTGCCGCGTGGTGAGATCGAGGACGAGGGCGACCTCGAACTGCTGGAAGCGCGGGACCTGTTGTTCGCCCGCTTGCTCCAGTACCGCGCCTACAAGCAGGTTTCCGCGTTGTTGTCCACCTACATGGCGACCCAGGGGCGCCGTTTCCCGCGTGTGGTCCCGCTGGAGCCGCAGTTCGCCGGCCTCCGGCCCGACGTGCTGATCAAGCTCGACCCGCAGGAGTTCGCTGCGCTGGCGGCACGTACGCTCACTCCCACGGAGCCGCCGGGAGTGTCGGTCTCGCACCTCTACCAACCGCACACGTCGGTACGGGAACAGGGGGCTGTTGTCGTTGACGCGCTGCGGAGGGGGGAGCGGCTCACGTTCACCGAACTCACCGCCGACTGCGCGGGTACCTTCGAGGTCGTGGCGAGGTTCCTCGCCCTGCTGGAACTGTTCCGTTCCGGAAACGTGGAGTTCGAACAGGCCGAACCGCTGGCAGAGCTGGTCGTGACGTGGACGGGAACGCGCGAGGGCGAGATCACCGTCGACGATGAGTACGAGCAGGCACAGCAGCAGAACGAGGTTGAGGAGAGTGCGTGAGTCCGCCAGGGGAAACAGCCACGCAGAGGGACGATGACCGTGTCGGGAACACCACCCTGCGGCGTGACGCGGAAGCGGTGCTGATGGTGGTGGACCAGCCGGTGACCGAGTACGACCTCGCCCGCGCGTTCGGGGTTTCGGTCGCGGCGGTCACCCGGACGCTTGTCGAGCTGTCGGAGGAGTACTCCGCCCAGGGGCGCGGGTTCGACCTGCGTCAGGTGGCGGAAGGATGGCGCATCTACACGCGCCCCGAATGCGCGGACGTTGTCGAGCGATTCCTCACCGAGGGCCATGAGGTGCGACTGAGTCAGGCGGCGCTGGAAACGATGGCCGTGGTGGCCTACCGGCAACCGGTCTCCCGCGGGCGGGTCTCAGCCGTTCGCGGTGTGAACTGTGACGGCGTTATGCGTACCCTCGTAGTACGGGGAATGATCGAAGAGGCAGGGCAGGATCCGGAATCGGGTGCTGCGCTCTATCGCACGACGAACTACTTCCTGGAGCGCCTCGGCCTGCGTAGCCTCGACGAGCTTCCCGACCTCGCACCTTTTCTGCCTGACGATATCGAAGGTATAGACGACACCGGTGAGCAGACCACGTAACAATCCCAACTCCCGCGGCGGACGCGATGACGGTCAGGGCGGGCCGCGCGGCGGCCAGAAGCGGCCGCCGCACCGCGACACCCGCGCATCGAACGAGCGCGCGCAACAACAGCGGGGGAACCCTTCCGGGAACAACGCGTCCCGTTCCTCCAGCGGCGGGCCGAAAGCACACGGTAACCGTGGAGGAAGCGGCGGCCGCGAGAGCGAGCTGTCGGTCGCCGCGCGCCAGCGCCTGGAAGCGCTGCGCTCCGAGCACGATCCCAGCGACGACGACAAACCCGACGCCGACCGGGATACCTACGTCGATGTTCCCGGCGGAATCCGGCTGCAGAAAGCCCTGGCGCAGGCCGGTGTGGCCAGTCGGCGCGCCAGTGAGGACATGATCGCGTCGGGGCGGGTGGCTGTCGACGGCCACACGGTCCGACGCTTCGGCGCCCGGGTCGACCCGCAGAGTTCCGAGATCCGGGTGGACGGGATGCTCGTGGCGACGGCCCCGGACCTGCTGTACTACGCACTCCACAAACCCCGCGGTGTCATCAGCACCATGTGGGATCCGCACGGCCGGCCAACTCTGGCGGACTACACGGAGAGCGAGGAGCGCCTGTTCCACGTCGGTCGGCTGGACACGGACACCGAGGGGCTGATCCTCCTGACCAACGACGGTGAGCTGACCAACCGCCTGACGCATCCCAGCTACGAGATCTCCAAGACCTACCTTGCCAAGGTTCCCGGTCCGGTGCCGAACCGTGTGGTGAAGCAGATCCGCAAGGGGGTCGAGCTGGACGACGGCTGGGTCAAGGTGGACTCCTTCCGGGCGCTCGACAACCTGGAACCCACGGCGCTGGTGGAAGTGCGGCTGCACGAGGGGCGGAAGCACATCGTCCGGCGGCTGCTCAAGGCTGTCGGTCATCCGGTTTCCGAACTGGCGCGTACGGAGATCGGTCCGATCGGGCTCAACGCCCTCAAACCCGGAACGTCGCGGGCGCTGACCGCGAAGGAGATCAGCGAACTCTACACTGCTGCTGGTATGTGAGCGGATACACCGACCGGGAAGGGGCAGGCGAGAAGTGGCAGTGCGGGCGATCCGTGGCGCGGTGCAGGTGGAACGGGACGAGCGGGAACTCGTGTTGGAGGCGACCACCGAGCTGGTGTCCGAAGTGCTCCGGCGCAACGAGCTCGACTCCGACGGCGTGATCAGTGTCCTTTTCACGGCCACGCCGGACCTCACCTCGGAGTTTCCCGCCCTCGCAGCGCGCAAACTGGGATTGACCGACGTCCCGTTGACATGCGCCGTCGAGATCGGGGTCCCGGGCTCGTTGCCGCGTGTGGTGCGGCTCATGGCCCATATCGAGACGGAGCGCCCGCGCAGCGAGCTCCACCACGTCTACCTGCGAGGGGCGCAGGCCCTGCGGTTGGACATCGCCCAGTAGCAGCGGAGAGCCGCCCACCAGTGCTCTACGCTGGGAGTGTCTGGCCACTGTGGGTAGATCGGGGAGGGACGGGCCCATGCTCAGGAACGCTGTGGTGCTCGGCACCGGCCTGATCGGAACGTCGATCGCCCTGGCACTTCGGGAGAACGGCGTCGAGGTGGCGCTGGCTGACCCGGACCCCGCGTCGTTGCGGATGGCACACGAGCTCGGAGCGGGGGAGGTACTCGGATCGGGGGCGCCGACACCCCCCGCTGACGTTGCCGTCATAGCGGCTCCGCCCTCAGCCGTTCCCACCGCCCTGCGGGAGGCCCAGGGGCGTGGCCTGGCTCAGGTGTACACCGACGCGGCCAGCGTCAAGGACAGTGTGGCTGTCCGTGCGGAACAGCACGGGTGTGACATGTCGACCTACGTGCCCGGGCACCCGATGGGAGGGCGGGAGAAGAACGGTCCCAGTGCCGCCCGTGCCGACCTTTTCCTGGGGCGGCCATGGGCGTTGTGCCCCACTGGTAAGGCTGATCCCGGCGCGGTCACGACAGTGACCGAGCTGGTCCGTGCGTGCGGGGCGGAACCGCACATGCTGACCGCTGCCGCGCACGACCGTGCTGTGGCCCTGGTGTCACACGCTCCCCACGTCGTCTCCTCAGCCGTGGCCGCACGGATGCTCACCGGGGAGGAGGAGGCGCTGGCGCTCGCCGGCCAGGGGGTGCGCGACGTTACACGGGTGGCGGGAGGGGACCCCGAGCTGTGGTGGGAGATCCTGCGGAACAACCCCCGACCGGTCGCCGCTGTGCTGGAGGAGACCGCCACGGACCTGGCACGGGCGGCTCGGGCCCTGAACGCCGCGGATCCGGACCGGGAGGCGGTGTGGGGGGTTCTCGAGCGTGGTGCGCGGGGACACGAGCGGATCCCGGGGAAACACGGTGTCCGACAGGAACCGGAGTACGCGGTGCTGCCCGTTGTGATCCCGGACGAGCCGAACGCTCTGGGGCGCCTGTTCGCCGCTGTCGGCGAGGTCGGCGTCAACGTGGAGGACGTCCGCATCGACCACTCCCCGGGACTGCCGGTGGGAGTGGCGCAGCTCTGGGTACTGGGGACGGAACTCCCACGGCTGTCCGAGGCGCTCGCCGCGCACGGGTGGTCCGTGCACGGGTGACCCGTGCACGCGGCACGGACCGCACGGGGAGTCTTCCGGGTAACCTAGCCTGGTGGAACAAGCGGATCTGTCGTGAGAGGGCCAACGTGAGAGCGCAGGGCAACACTGAGGGGATCGTTATCGCCATCGACGGCCCCTCCGGGTCGGGCAAGTCCAGCACGGCCAGGGGTGTTGCCCGGTCACGAGGGTTGCGGTACCTCGACACGGGGGCGATGTACCGGGCGGTCACCTGGTGGATGCTCGACAGGAACGTGGATGTCGGCGACACCGCAGCCGTGGCGGAACGGGCGTGGCTGCCGGAGCTCGACATGGGAACCGATCCGGCCTCGCCCGCGGTCCGGGTCGACGGTGCGGACGTGGCCCACGCGATCCGCAGCCCCGAGGTCACCGCCAGGGTGAGCGCCGTCAGTGCGGTTCCCGCGGTACGTGAACGGCTCGTTTCCCAACAGCGTGACCTCATCGCCGAGGCACAGCGTGCCGTTGGGGGTATCGTCGTCGAGGGGCGGGACATCACGACCGTCGTCGCGCCCGACGCCGCCGTCAAGATCTACCTGACCGCCAGCGCTGAGGCCCGGGCGCAGCGCCGGGGCAACGAGACCCAGGCGCAGGACCTCGCAGCGACCCAGGCGGAGCTCCTCCAACGTGACCTGCTCGACTCCAACCGGGCGGACTCCCCGCTGACCCGGACCGAGGACGCGTTGGAGCTGGAAACCAGCGGTTTCACCCTGGACGAGGTCATAGCGATCGTGGTCGGGCTGGCTGACGAGGCCACGGGGGAGCGGCAACACTCCTCCACCCTCTAGGCTGGCTCCAGTGGATGCCTCCCCGGACGGGTTCCGGTCGCGGAGGCGGATTCGTCGGGTCCGTGCGCCCGACAGTGAGAGAAAACGTACCTACCAGCCGGCCGTGTGCCGCTCCGGGAGGGGAGAACAAGCTTCCGGAGCGTGACCCGCGGGGCGCCGCAGGGGCGTCCGTGTGTTTCCACGGGTGACGGGTGTGGCACCGGCGGCGGTATTCCTGGCCCTACGGCACGCATCCTGGGCGCGTGGGGCCTCGTAACCGGGAGACGATTGACGTGAACGAGCAAACCGATGCTCCCGGCGGGGAAGACTCCTCCGCCACGGACATCAAACCTGTAGTCGCTGTTGTGGGCCGCCCCAATGTCGGGAAGTCGGCCCTGGTGAACCGGATCATCGGCCATCGTTCTGCGGTGGTGGAGGACACCCCCGGGGTGACGCGCGACCGAGTGGCGTACGACGCCCTGTGGCGGGGACGGGAGTTCGCCATCGTGGACACGGGCGGCTGGGACACGGGAGTGACCGGCTTGGCCGCCACGGTGGCCCAACAGGCTGAGTACGCCGCTGAGACCGCTGATGTCATCCTGTTCGTGGTGGACGCCACGGTGGGGATCACCGACGCCGACGCGGCCGTCACACGAGTGCTCCGGGCCACCCACAAGCCGGTCGTGCTGGCGGCGAACAAAGTCGACGGAGGGATGCAGGAGCCGGACGCGCTGGCGTTGTGGAACCTCGGCATCGGTCAGCCCTACCCGACCAGTGCCCTGCACGGCCGCGGCTCCGGAGACCTGCTCGACGCCGTCGTCGACCAGTTCCCGCCGGAGGCGGCCTCCGAGGCGAGCGGGGAGGACCGGCCGAGGCGGATCGCATTGCTGGGGCGGCCCAACGTCGGCAAGTCCAGCCTGCTCAATCGGATCGCCGGTGAGGAACGGGTCGTGGTCGACCCCATGGCCGGGACAACCCGGGACGCGGTGGACGAGCTCGTCGAGCTGGGGGGAAAGACGTGGCAGTTCATCGACACGGCGGGGATCCGGCGCCGGTTCCGAGCCCTGCAGGGCGCCGACTATTACGCGACG is part of the Haloactinospora alba genome and encodes:
- the cmk gene encoding (d)CMP kinase: MRAQGNTEGIVIAIDGPSGSGKSSTARGVARSRGLRYLDTGAMYRAVTWWMLDRNVDVGDTAAVAERAWLPELDMGTDPASPAVRVDGADVAHAIRSPEVTARVSAVSAVPAVRERLVSQQRDLIAEAQRAVGGIVVEGRDITTVVAPDAAVKIYLTASAEARAQRRGNETQAQDLAATQAELLQRDLLDSNRADSPLTRTEDALELETSGFTLDEVIAIVVGLADEATGERQHSSTL
- a CDS encoding prephenate dehydrogenase, with translation MLRNAVVLGTGLIGTSIALALRENGVEVALADPDPASLRMAHELGAGEVLGSGAPTPPADVAVIAAPPSAVPTALREAQGRGLAQVYTDAASVKDSVAVRAEQHGCDMSTYVPGHPMGGREKNGPSAARADLFLGRPWALCPTGKADPGAVTTVTELVRACGAEPHMLTAAAHDRAVALVSHAPHVVSSAVAARMLTGEEEALALAGQGVRDVTRVAGGDPELWWEILRNNPRPVAAVLEETATDLARAARALNAADPDREAVWGVLERGARGHERIPGKHGVRQEPEYAVLPVVIPDEPNALGRLFAAVGEVGVNVEDVRIDHSPGLPVGVAQLWVLGTELPRLSEALAAHGWSVHG
- the der gene encoding ribosome biogenesis GTPase Der yields the protein MNEQTDAPGGEDSSATDIKPVVAVVGRPNVGKSALVNRIIGHRSAVVEDTPGVTRDRVAYDALWRGREFAIVDTGGWDTGVTGLAATVAQQAEYAAETADVILFVVDATVGITDADAAVTRVLRATHKPVVLAANKVDGGMQEPDALALWNLGIGQPYPTSALHGRGSGDLLDAVVDQFPPEAASEASGEDRPRRIALLGRPNVGKSSLLNRIAGEERVVVDPMAGTTRDAVDELVELGGKTWQFIDTAGIRRRFRALQGADYYATIRASTALKRAEAVIVLLDVSEPLAEQDIRVIEQTMEAGRALVLAFNKWDTLTKERRYYLEKEIDRQLSRVSWAPRVNISATTGRNMQKIVPALETSLESWDTRVSTGQLNSWLKDVVAATPPPVRGGKQPKILFATQADAQPPEFILFTTGFLEDGYRRFLERRLREDFGFAGTPIKLSMRIREKKGSSKASKGSPRRDRKR